In Candidatus Zixiibacteriota bacterium, the sequence ACTTCATATTCCAGAACGTTCTCAATCGCGTGTACCAGTCGCGCGAGAACAGCAGTTTTCTCGGCCGCTTCAATTCCTACGGTTTCACGTGGAATTTTCTTAACTGACGCGGCAGCAGCAGCAGGACCGCATGGTGGAGCGGAAAGCTCTACTTGACAGCCCGGCGTTCCTTCGGCAGATTGGTATCCTGATGGAAACGACACTAACGCGCGAAGCGGCTCATCGGATGGTGCTCGACAAGATCGGCCGCAACAACCTGCTCAAGCACGTCCTTGCGGTCGAGGCAGGCATGCGGGCGGTGGCCGATCGCCTCGGCGAGGACGTGGAATACTGGGGGCTGGTCGGACTCATTCACGATCTCGATTATCACGAGACAATGGACGATCATCCGAGACACACCTACCTCACGCACGAGTGGCTGGATTCCTACGGGCTTCCCGACGAGGCCTGGCACGCGATTCACGCGCACCCGGGACACATCCCCTGTCAGACGCGGCTCGACTGGGCGTTGTATGCGGTGGATCCGTCCACGGGTTTTATCGTG encodes:
- a CDS encoding HDIG domain-containing protein; this translates as MVERKALLDSPAFLRQIGILMETTLTREAAHRMVLDKIGRNNLLKHVLAVEAGMRAVADRLGEDVEYWGLVGLIHDLDYHETMDDHPRHTYLTHEWLDSYGLPDEAWHAIHAHPGHIPCQTRLDWALYAVDPSTGFIVACALMHPDKKLAPIDEEFMLRRFREKRFAAGATRENMAACSNLGLELGEFLLVVRSGMMTIADELGL